One part of the Prochlorococcus marinus str. MIT 9313 genome encodes these proteins:
- a CDS encoding DUF1651 domain-containing protein — MLGAARHGQTHWLSDPEGYWYLKFKDVLGGSYLDRRIEVIKGRPIKGEPALLKTRTIYHHVDDARESWKRLQREGWRVTSAQKNLSAELW; from the coding sequence ATGCTGGGGGCTGCACGACATGGCCAGACGCACTGGCTATCTGACCCTGAGGGGTATTGGTACCTCAAGTTCAAAGATGTCTTAGGTGGTAGTTATCTGGATCGTCGCATTGAAGTGATCAAAGGTCGACCGATAAAAGGTGAACCAGCTCTCTTAAAAACCAGAACGATTTATCACCACGTTGATGATGCGAGAGAGTCATGGAAAAGACTTCAACGCGAAGGTTGGAGGGTCACGTCAGCCCAAAAGAATTTATCCGCAGAGCTTTGGTGA
- a CDS encoding C-type lectin domain-containing protein, protein MITVPLMKISMQVGRTQRRSLNREKAQFNALVISQVGRKSNDISEVEAFAKQKDCTLESADGVYLATCTVGVTRQTLGTGSKAFVMCDSLSDSSKHRLSELRKKVKPGREILERGNSFYTIVDGPSWVEAEANAVKLGGHLVTINDEEENKWLAENFDYIGKWIGLTDSAHEGVFKWASGASVDFTNWAADQPDNYHGIQHYAIFSGHWNYKGIKYGWDDLQDMKNDENVNQGIAEIPRNSASSDNHAQNCEG, encoded by the coding sequence ATGATTACTGTTCCCTTGATGAAAATCTCCATGCAGGTAGGTCGTACTCAACGCAGATCACTCAATAGGGAGAAAGCTCAATTTAATGCCTTGGTGATCTCTCAAGTAGGACGCAAAAGTAATGATATCTCTGAGGTTGAAGCGTTTGCAAAACAGAAGGATTGCACGCTTGAGAGTGCTGATGGAGTCTATCTAGCAACTTGCACAGTAGGAGTTACTAGGCAAACGTTAGGCACTGGTTCAAAAGCATTTGTTATGTGTGATTCATTATCTGATTCCAGCAAGCATCGTTTGAGCGAGTTAAGGAAAAAAGTTAAGCCCGGCAGAGAAATCCTTGAAAGAGGTAATAGTTTTTATACCATCGTAGATGGACCCAGTTGGGTAGAAGCCGAAGCCAATGCAGTGAAGTTAGGTGGTCACCTAGTAACGATCAATGATGAGGAAGAAAATAAATGGCTAGCAGAAAATTTTGACTATATAGGTAAGTGGATTGGACTTACAGATTCGGCTCATGAGGGTGTATTCAAATGGGCAAGTGGAGCTTCAGTTGATTTCACTAACTGGGCCGCTGATCAGCCAGATAATTACCATGGTATTCAGCATTATGCTATTTTTTCCGGTCATTGGAATTATAAAGGGATTAAATATGGCTGGGATGACCTACAGGATATGAAAAACGACGAAAATGTAAATCAAGGGATTGCCGAAATTCCCCGTAATTCAGCGTCTAGTGATAATCACGCGCAAAATTGTGAGGGATAG
- a CDS encoding Nif11-like leader peptide family natural product precursor, whose translation MSEEQLKAFIAKVQGDTSLQEQLKAEGADVVAIAKAAGFSITTEDLNTHRQTLSDRELEGVAGGTTAFTGVDTESIAFCCS comes from the coding sequence ATGTCAGAAGAACAACTGAAGGCATTCATCGCCAAGGTTCAAGGCGATACTTCACTGCAGGAACAGCTCAAAGCAGAAGGTGCTGATGTTGTAGCCATTGCCAAAGCTGCTGGGTTCTCGATTACCACAGAAGACCTAAACACTCATCGTCAAACCCTGTCTGATAGAGAGCTTGAGGGTGTGGCTGGGGGCACTACTGCTTTCACTGGGGTAGACACTGAAAGCATTGCATTTTGCTGCAGTTGA
- a CDS encoding Nif11-like leader peptide family natural product precursor: MSEEQLKAFLEKVKADTSLQEKLKAAADSDAVLVIAKDAGFSISADDLKNAQSEISEEELESVAGGAGVTEATIDAGGGCTFNPCCR, translated from the coding sequence ATGTCAGAAGAGCAACTCAAAGCGTTCCTCGAAAAAGTCAAAGCAGACACCAGCCTGCAGGAGAAGCTGAAAGCAGCTGCTGATTCAGACGCAGTTCTTGTGATTGCGAAAGACGCTGGCTTTAGCATCTCTGCTGATGACTTGAAGAACGCTCAATCAGAGATTTCTGAAGAAGAGCTTGAAAGCGTCGCTGGGGGTGCCGGGGTAACTGAAGCCACAATTGACGCTGGGGGCGGCTGCACATTCAATCCCTGCTGCCGCTGA
- a CDS encoding DUF1651 domain-containing protein encodes MLGAARHGQTHWLSDPEGYWYLKFKDVLGRSYLERHIEVIKGRPIKGEPALLKTRTIYHHVDDARELWKRLQREGWRVTSAQWSEIFLSLKFRCILVNKKPLPEEGLCISCVAW; translated from the coding sequence ATGCTGGGGGCCGCACGACATGGCCAGACGCACTGGCTATCTGACCCTGAGGGTTATTGGTATCTCAAGTTCAAAGATGTTTTAGGTCGTAGTTACCTTGAACGCCACATTGAAGTGATCAAAGGTCGACCGATCAAAGGTGAACCAGCTCTCTTAAAAACCAGAACGATTTATCACCATGTTGATGATGCAAGAGAGTTATGGAAAAGACTTCAACGTGAAGGGTGGAGGGTCACGTCAGCCCAATGGTCAGAAATATTTTTAAGCCTCAAGTTCAGATGCATTCTTGTTAATAAAAAACCCCTCCCGGAGGAGGGGTTGTGTATCAGCTGCGTGGCGTGGTGA
- a CDS encoding pyrimidine dimer DNA glycosylase/endonuclease V, giving the protein MTRINLVKPSELSDQHLVAEYREIFMVGSALQRSLKSKNWQRTKEQLPKEFTLNIGHVKFFYNKGKYLHKRYLDLIKEMKCRGMRPDPERQFKKEQWPSDLYKDWEPNAKDIELIRKRIKEKINQKPTWYRWTKNQDGDSPGNTSESGFLL; this is encoded by the coding sequence ATGACAAGAATAAATTTGGTCAAGCCAAGTGAATTATCTGATCAACATTTAGTTGCGGAATATAGAGAAATTTTTATGGTTGGCTCCGCACTCCAACGCTCATTAAAGTCAAAAAACTGGCAGAGAACCAAAGAACAGCTACCCAAAGAATTCACCTTAAATATTGGTCACGTTAAGTTCTTCTACAACAAAGGTAAGTATTTGCATAAAAGATATTTAGACCTGATCAAGGAAATGAAATGCAGAGGTATGCGTCCAGATCCAGAACGTCAATTCAAAAAAGAGCAGTGGCCAAGTGACCTTTATAAAGACTGGGAGCCTAATGCAAAAGACATTGAGCTAATAAGAAAAAGAATCAAAGAAAAAATCAATCAAAAGCCCACTTGGTATCGCTGGACAAAAAACCAAGATGGTGATTCACCAGGGAATACGTCTGAGTCTGGGTTTTTGCTTTAG
- a CDS encoding ParB-like protein, translating into MSFHLPSYKRIPGADEGFELFEVSVAQLQPTQWCVGLAEVKSRQLDFRGQSPNDQKKYLKGKPVPLVGNGSGSLWMIDRHHRLRALLDLDQDATTYGYLIENCPTEDDLESLQLLADRGWLYLYNGRGHGPLLPQGLPKSLLMLEDDPYRSLAWKLKSEGLIRPEPLIPYHEFRWGTWLRSRALPPFSSKYLEPALPAARSLVRSNAASHLDGWIG; encoded by the coding sequence TTGTCCTTTCATCTGCCCAGCTATAAGCGGATCCCCGGTGCTGATGAAGGCTTTGAGCTTTTTGAGGTTTCCGTGGCTCAACTCCAGCCCACCCAGTGGTGCGTGGGCTTAGCGGAAGTGAAGAGTCGTCAGCTCGATTTCCGTGGACAAAGCCCTAATGATCAAAAAAAATATTTGAAAGGTAAGCCCGTTCCCCTTGTAGGCAACGGTTCAGGTTCACTGTGGATGATTGATCGTCATCACCGCCTACGAGCACTATTGGATCTTGACCAAGACGCCACCACCTATGGATATCTGATCGAAAATTGTCCTACTGAGGATGATTTAGAGAGCCTTCAGCTTTTGGCCGACCGTGGTTGGTTGTATCTCTACAACGGCCGAGGCCATGGCCCCCTATTGCCGCAGGGTTTACCTAAGAGCTTGTTAATGCTTGAGGACGACCCCTACCGAAGCCTTGCTTGGAAGCTCAAAAGTGAAGGGCTGATACGTCCAGAACCATTGATCCCATATCACGAATTCCGCTGGGGAACCTGGCTGCGCAGCCGTGCGTTACCGCCTTTTTCTAGTAAGTACCTTGAACCGGCATTGCCGGCTGCTCGCAGTTTGGTGCGTTCCAATGCTGCCTCCCACCTGGATGGCTGGATTGGGTGA
- a CDS encoding diadenosine tetraphosphate hydrolase: MQNCGVCEHHRSASDQFNYEIVRTTHWVFRHHPAPAPLLGWLLLDSRRHLAGPIDFLPDETASWGKAMQIGSGLVQRLTKCDRVYTIAFGEGAHHLHLHLIPRFQLDLHTTAWAVADHYRAVSNGQRAAVDSIQIAEFVKQARLLAKSFEL, encoded by the coding sequence ATGCAAAATTGTGGAGTCTGTGAACACCATCGCAGCGCTAGTGATCAATTTAACTATGAAATTGTTCGCACAACTCATTGGGTTTTTCGCCATCATCCAGCACCAGCTCCTTTGCTTGGTTGGCTACTGCTCGATTCACGTCGTCACTTGGCAGGACCTATTGATTTCCTACCCGATGAAACAGCATCTTGGGGGAAGGCAATGCAAATTGGTAGTGGGCTTGTACAACGGCTTACCAAGTGCGACAGGGTTTATACCATTGCTTTTGGAGAAGGAGCTCATCATTTGCATTTGCATCTGATCCCACGATTCCAGCTTGATCTTCATACCACTGCTTGGGCCGTAGCCGATCATTACCGTGCAGTCAGTAATGGGCAGCGAGCAGCAGTTGATTCAATCCAGATTGCTGAATTTGTCAAACAAGCTCGACTTCTTGCAAAATCATTCGAGCTCTAG
- a CDS encoding CopD family protein, whose amino-acid sequence MLFSVLVILHILAATVWTGGQLILNLRVLPEALKEKSVSKVRSFEKMFEPLRVTSLAIQVISGLWLTWIYLPGGRGLFTFQTPITSLLTTKLILLAIAFALALHAQIRLIPNLNDDNLIELSWHIRSITTVSIAFVIVGAGIRLGGF is encoded by the coding sequence ATGTTGTTCTCAGTCTTGGTCATACTCCACATCCTTGCAGCTACGGTTTGGACTGGAGGACAGTTGATTTTAAATCTAAGGGTCCTGCCAGAAGCTCTCAAAGAAAAAAGTGTGTCTAAGGTGCGCTCATTTGAAAAGATGTTCGAGCCCTTAAGGGTGACATCACTAGCAATTCAAGTCATTAGTGGTCTCTGGTTAACATGGATCTATCTACCAGGAGGCCGAGGACTTTTTACATTTCAGACACCAATTACATCCCTACTAACAACAAAGTTGATCTTGTTGGCGATCGCCTTTGCATTGGCTCTGCATGCACAAATAAGACTCATTCCTAATCTCAACGACGACAATCTTATTGAATTATCTTGGCATATTCGTAGCATTACAACAGTATCGATTGCCTTTGTGATTGTCGGTGCAGGTATCAGATTAGGAGGATTCTGA
- a CDS encoding photosystem I reaction centre subunit VI has product MPQIPLLLPKINDMKLPAKTALTAGIATAVIMILPYIINLMFTVLPGFLGALTSIVTPIFTAAGLAWLITYIWTKR; this is encoded by the coding sequence ATGCCTCAGATCCCATTACTATTGCCAAAAATCAACGACATGAAACTCCCGGCAAAAACTGCCCTAACAGCTGGAATTGCAACAGCTGTCATCATGATTCTTCCTTACATTATAAATCTGATGTTTACCGTGCTTCCTGGGTTCCTAGGAGCACTTACCAGCATTGTAACGCCTATTTTCACAGCAGCGGGGCTGGCCTGGTTGATCACCTACATCTGGACAAAGCGGTAA
- a CDS encoding proton-conducting transporter membrane subunit, whose amino-acid sequence MNRLSKPVSFLLVSCVGAAAVLSYALLAEQRAGTVASKVIFDLPGLTDLNLQIGFVVDGIGTEMLALISTAGILLMLSAHIYMVGKKNYVSFFTYLGFFTSALLGLALSPNLLEMFFFWLLVGISSYLLVGFWYDTNGSSKTTQKIFLVDRVGDVGFLLGSLGLFWVTRSFGFDESGPLLEEAIISGKLSNPTTLLLCFLIIMGPIAKLIEFPLYIWRPDVLKTPVPASALIHATTLVAAGVFVVARLEPVLAAGARALPGKVLANLFA is encoded by the coding sequence ATGAACCGACTGAGTAAGCCGGTTTCATTCCTGTTAGTTAGCTGTGTTGGTGCAGCAGCTGTACTCAGTTACGCCCTTCTTGCGGAACAAAGGGCTGGAACTGTTGCCAGTAAGGTGATCTTCGACTTGCCAGGCTTAACTGATCTCAATTTACAGATTGGTTTTGTTGTAGATGGCATTGGTACCGAGATGCTTGCACTGATTAGCACTGCAGGAATATTGTTGATGTTGTCCGCACATATTTATATGGTGGGCAAAAAAAACTATGTGAGTTTTTTTACTTATCTAGGCTTTTTTACTAGTGCCTTATTAGGTCTAGCCCTAAGTCCAAACCTATTAGAGATGTTTTTCTTTTGGCTGCTGGTTGGGATCTCTTCATACCTTCTAGTTGGTTTTTGGTACGACACCAATGGCTCTTCCAAAACAACCCAAAAGATTTTCCTGGTAGACCGTGTTGGTGACGTTGGATTTCTACTTGGTAGTCTTGGTTTGTTCTGGGTGACCAGAAGTTTTGGATTTGATGAAAGTGGCCCCCTTCTCGAAGAAGCGATTATCAGCGGTAAGCTTTCAAATCCAACGACTCTTCTCCTTTGCTTCCTTATTATTATGGGACCAATTGCAAAACTAATAGAGTTTCCATTGTATATCTGGCGGCCTGATGTGTTGAAAACACCCGTTCCTGCCTCGGCTCTCATTCATGCAACAACCCTAGTTGCTGCAGGTGTTTTTGTCGTTGCCAGGCTTGAACCAGTTTTGGCTGCTGGAGCTAGGGCCTTGCCTGGAAAGGTTTTGGCCAATTTATTTGCTTGA
- a CDS encoding metallophosphoesterase family protein produces MSLNRRDLLSLSGAGMASLFLHRALAANLVSAPSKSLLSELPRGDQRIALISDLNSSYGSTNYVSQVHRGLELLIKLQPDLVLCAGDMVAGQKLGLTSNQLDAMWSAFDEQILQPLRTVEESFAPTMGNHDASNSRTHSGYVFELDRLHAQKFWRARQGSLGLTFVDAHQFPFRYSIRHGEIFLLVVDASSANISADDWVWAESQLDGSEARQAKLRMMMGHLPPYAISKGRDRAGEVLHEPERLQKLLQRKNVHLYISGHHHAWYPSHVGSANLLSLGCMGSGPRQRLNDRTPPQQTITLLDLFSQQGELVETTIELDGLQVLPEQLLPSSLQPSVGPRLDLRSTRINLNNKSTANKKRLSVKT; encoded by the coding sequence ATGTCCCTTAACCGCCGAGACCTCCTAAGCCTTAGCGGAGCAGGAATGGCCAGCTTGTTTCTTCATAGGGCCCTTGCCGCAAACCTGGTCAGTGCTCCGTCAAAGTCTCTCTTGTCTGAGCTGCCAAGGGGAGATCAGCGAATCGCACTGATCAGCGACCTCAACTCAAGTTACGGATCAACCAACTACGTGTCACAAGTTCATCGTGGCCTAGAGCTTTTAATCAAACTGCAACCCGATCTTGTCCTTTGCGCAGGCGATATGGTTGCGGGACAGAAGCTCGGGCTCACTTCAAACCAGCTCGATGCAATGTGGTCTGCCTTTGATGAGCAGATACTGCAACCCCTAAGAACTGTAGAAGAGTCCTTCGCTCCAACCATGGGCAACCATGATGCATCAAACAGCCGCACACATTCGGGATATGTGTTTGAACTCGATCGTCTGCATGCTCAAAAGTTCTGGCGTGCTCGCCAAGGATCACTTGGACTCACATTTGTTGATGCTCATCAATTCCCTTTCCGATACAGCATTCGTCATGGAGAAATCTTCTTGCTAGTTGTTGATGCCTCATCGGCCAACATCTCAGCGGATGACTGGGTCTGGGCCGAGAGCCAGCTAGATGGATCAGAAGCTCGCCAGGCAAAGTTGCGAATGATGATGGGCCATCTGCCGCCTTATGCCATTTCAAAGGGACGCGATCGTGCAGGCGAAGTGCTACACGAACCAGAACGTCTGCAGAAACTGCTTCAGCGCAAAAATGTACATCTATACATTAGTGGCCACCATCACGCCTGGTATCCGAGCCATGTGGGTTCCGCCAATCTGCTTAGTCTCGGTTGCATGGGTAGTGGACCCCGTCAAAGACTCAACGACAGAACCCCCCCACAACAGACCATCACCTTGCTCGACCTATTCAGTCAACAGGGCGAACTTGTAGAGACCACTATTGAGCTCGATGGCCTGCAAGTCTTACCAGAACAACTACTGCCCAGTTCATTACAACCAAGCGTTGGCCCAAGGCTTGACCTGCGCTCAACCAGAATCAATCTCAACAACAAATCAACTGCCAACAAAAAAAGACTTTCAGTTAAAACTTAA
- a CDS encoding DUF2721 domain-containing protein — protein MSVAPVFLLAGIGGLLVVLNSRLVRIIDRSRELQALTQSRDTPVSSERESKTELQALKRRMALVMKAIELLTITILLVALVVAFVFISVVTQLDLALLVVPLFVMAMVCLMAAALLFQREVQLATTQVRRCF, from the coding sequence ATGTCTGTTGCGCCAGTTTTCTTGCTCGCAGGTATTGGAGGTTTGCTGGTTGTTCTCAATAGCCGATTGGTTCGCATTATTGATCGTTCTCGTGAGCTTCAAGCTTTGACCCAGAGCCGGGATACACCTGTCTCATCAGAGCGTGAGAGCAAAACAGAGTTACAAGCATTGAAGAGGCGCATGGCGTTGGTGATGAAAGCGATTGAACTTCTCACCATCACGATTCTATTGGTTGCACTCGTTGTAGCTTTTGTCTTTATCAGTGTGGTCACTCAACTTGATCTTGCCTTACTTGTGGTGCCTTTGTTCGTTATGGCGATGGTATGCCTAATGGCAGCGGCCCTTCTCTTTCAACGCGAAGTGCAGTTGGCCACTACTCAGGTTAGACGATGTTTTTAA